From Melospiza melodia melodia isolate bMelMel2 chromosome 31, bMelMel2.pri, whole genome shotgun sequence, one genomic window encodes:
- the LOC134431182 gene encoding LOW QUALITY PROTEIN: 5'-AMP-activated protein kinase subunit gamma-1-like (The sequence of the model RefSeq protein was modified relative to this genomic sequence to represent the inferred CDS: inserted 1 base in 1 codon; deleted 1 base in 1 codon), with the protein MEDPGPEPDPGPGPGPAAESPAELEGDAHRGAYTAFMRSHRCYDLIPTSSKLVVFDTSLQVKKAFFALVTNGVRAAPLWDSKKQSFVGMLTITDFINILHRYYKSPMVQIYELEEHKIETWREVYLQDSFKPLVCISPNASLFDAVSSLIRNKIHRLPVIDPASGNTLYILTHKRILKFLKLFISEVPKPEFMARSLEELQIGTYRNIAVVGTSTPIYVALGIFVQHRVSXLPVVDESGRVVDIYSKFDVINLAAEKTYNNLDVTVTRALQHRSHYFEGVLKCYKHETLETIINRLVEAEVHRLVVVDESDVVKGIVSLSDILQALVLPQGP; encoded by the exons GGGACGCTCACCGCGGTGCCTACACCGCCTTCATGAGATCCCATCGCTGCTACGACCTCATCCCCACCAGCTCCAAACTCGTCGTCTTCGacacatccctgcag GTGAAGAAAGCGTTCTTCGCGCTGGTCACCAACGGCGTCCGGGCGGCCCCGCTGTGGGACAGCAAGAAGCAAAGTTTTGTGG GAATGCTGACCATCACCGACTTCATCAACATCCTGCACCGCTACTACAAATCCCCCATG gtgCAGATCTACGAGCTGGAGGAACACAAAATAGAGACGTGGAGAG AGGTTTATCTGCAAGACTCCTTCAAGCCGCTGGTGTGCATTTCCCCCAATGCCAG CCTGTTTGACGCCGTCTCCTCCCTGATCCGCAACAAGATCCACCGGCTGCCCGTCATCGACCCCGCCTCGGGGAACACGCTCTACATCCTCACCCAC AAACGCATCCTCAAGTTCCTCAAGCTCTTT ATCTCAGAGGTGCCCAAGCCCGAGTTCATGGCACggagcctggaggagctgcagattGGCACCTACAGGAACATCGCCGTGGTTGGCACCAGCACTCCCATCTACGTTGCCCTGGGCATCTTCGTGCAGCACCGAGTGT GCCTGCCCGTGGTGGATGAGTCAG ggcGTGTGGTGGATATCTACTCCAAATTCGATGTGATT AACCTGGCAGCTGAGAAAACCTACAACAACCTGGACGTGACGGTGACGCGGGCGCTGCAGCACCGCTCCCACTACTTCGAGGGCGTCCTCAAGTGCTACAAGCACGAAACGCTGGAAACCATCATCAACCGCCTGGTGGAGGCTGAG GTCCACCGGCTGGTGGTGGTGGATGAGAGCGATGTGGTGAAAGGGATCGTCTCCCTCTCGGACATCCTGCAagccctggtgctgccccagggcccctga